The Algoriphagus sanaruensis genome window below encodes:
- a CDS encoding UbiA family prenyltransferase, protein MVTRSSLRHLRIPFSFFLMPVFFFALALTPNLNEGRLVLVFLALHLFLYPSSNGYNSYFDRDEESIGGLKNPPKVTPDLYWISQLFFVIALILGASISWDFAGLLGIYGLVSMAYSHPSIRIKKYPWLSWVIAGLFQGYFTFAMTYMGLSELDWTVIFKPHVVIPGLLTSLMLWGNYPLTQVYQHREDARRGDQTLSRTLGIKGTFAFSSVFFALTGACFVWYFFDRGQSSMVWIYLSAMAPVILFFLVWFFFVRTNPEKYASYSWAMGMNSLSAIFLNAFFIYYFIENTQILQVFAY, encoded by the coding sequence ATGGTCACCCGCTCCAGTCTTCGTCACCTCCGTATTCCATTTTCTTTTTTCTTGATGCCGGTTTTCTTTTTTGCGTTGGCACTTACTCCCAATCTCAACGAGGGAAGACTAGTCCTGGTCTTTTTGGCATTGCATCTCTTCTTGTATCCAAGCAGCAATGGTTACAACAGCTATTTTGACCGCGATGAAGAAAGCATTGGCGGGTTAAAGAACCCTCCAAAAGTAACTCCGGATTTATACTGGATTTCCCAACTCTTTTTCGTGATTGCATTGATCTTAGGGGCTTCTATCAGCTGGGATTTTGCTGGATTGCTCGGGATCTATGGATTGGTCAGTATGGCTTACAGCCACCCGTCTATACGAATCAAAAAATACCCTTGGCTGAGTTGGGTAATCGCTGGTTTATTTCAAGGATATTTTACGTTCGCGATGACCTATATGGGATTGAGTGAGTTAGATTGGACCGTGATTTTCAAGCCTCATGTAGTTATTCCTGGGCTCCTAACCAGTTTGATGCTTTGGGGAAATTACCCTTTAACCCAAGTTTATCAACATCGAGAAGATGCCAGACGAGGTGATCAAACGCTCAGCCGAACCTTGGGAATCAAAGGTACTTTTGCCTTTTCATCCGTCTTTTTTGCATTAACAGGCGCTTGTTTCGTGTGGTATTTTTTCGATCGAGGTCAATCCTCTATGGTCTGGATTTACCTAAGCGCTATGGCACCTGTGATTCTTTTCTTTTTGGTTTGGTTCTTTTTCGTGCGGACCAATCCTGAAAAATACGCAAGTTATTCTTGGGCTATGGGAATGAATTCCCTCTCAGCCATATTCCTGAATGCCTTCTTTATTTATTATTTCATCGAAAACACCCAAATCCTGCAGGTTTTTGCCTATTGA
- a CDS encoding type III polyketide synthase — MDTSIVSIGLSNPGKPIPQTEIARFMQKAHQLDERESRRLQIFYRMSGIETRHSVLEDFEKNDFEDFTFFPKNKELSPFPGTKARMEVFQKKVPELAAQAVRSALDQVVISPKEITHLVLVSCTGMVAPGVELELMKSLGLSDTIERFCIHFMGCYAAFTGLRLADKILKAEPEAKVLLVSVELCTLHFQKEYTEDNVLANSLFGDGAAAALVMKSNHGLKLKHSLSQVLWEGEQDMAWSIGDFGFEMRLSQYIPSLLDQGIRRLKSIFEVQFGLSKISNFAIHPGGKQILQKVQEAFGWPKECNFHASQVLNQFGNMSSASILFVLDRMLRDPEIQGDILAMGFGPGLTLETFQMEKR, encoded by the coding sequence ATGGATACCAGTATTGTGAGCATTGGCTTGTCAAACCCCGGAAAACCAATCCCCCAAACGGAAATCGCCCGGTTTATGCAAAAGGCTCATCAGCTGGATGAACGAGAAAGCCGTCGCCTTCAGATTTTTTACAGGATGTCAGGGATAGAAACACGACACAGTGTTTTGGAGGATTTTGAGAAAAATGATTTTGAGGATTTTACATTTTTCCCCAAGAATAAAGAGCTTTCGCCATTTCCTGGGACCAAAGCTCGGATGGAAGTCTTTCAAAAAAAAGTACCAGAACTAGCTGCCCAAGCAGTCAGATCAGCTTTGGATCAAGTCGTGATTTCTCCGAAAGAGATCACCCATCTAGTCTTAGTTTCCTGCACCGGAATGGTAGCTCCCGGGGTGGAGTTGGAGTTGATGAAATCGCTTGGGCTATCAGATACCATTGAGCGGTTTTGTATCCATTTTATGGGATGTTATGCCGCATTTACAGGCTTAAGATTGGCGGACAAAATCCTTAAAGCTGAGCCAGAAGCTAAAGTTCTGCTGGTTTCCGTGGAATTGTGTACGCTTCATTTTCAAAAGGAATACACGGAAGATAATGTCTTGGCTAATTCGCTTTTTGGAGACGGAGCTGCAGCGGCATTGGTAATGAAATCCAACCATGGGCTCAAACTCAAGCATTCCCTTAGTCAGGTGCTTTGGGAAGGGGAGCAGGACATGGCCTGGAGTATTGGAGATTTTGGTTTTGAAATGCGACTGAGCCAATACATTCCATCTCTTCTGGATCAGGGAATTAGACGTTTAAAGTCGATTTTTGAGGTTCAGTTTGGGCTTTCAAAGATTTCAAATTTTGCCATTCATCCAGGAGGTAAGCAAATCTTGCAAAAAGTACAAGAGGCTTTTGGTTGGCCAAAGGAATGCAATTTTCATGCTTCTCAGGTATTGAACCAATTTGGGAATATGTCTTCTGCAAGCATCCTTTTTGTTTTGGATCGAATGCTCCGAGATCCGGAAATTCAGGGAGATATTTTGGCCATGGGCTTTGGTCCGGGATTGACTTTGGAAACGTTTCAAATGGAAAAGAGATGA
- a CDS encoding NAD(P)/FAD-dependent oxidoreductase, translated as MNTQNRDVLIIGGGLAGLVSALLLVRNGHQPLLIEKKAYPFHRVCGEYVSNEVLDFLKRNKLYPDHLDLPQIHRFQFSDTRGSAVSTALDLGGFGISRYVWDDWLYQKAQEEGVELKTGIQVEELEFDSETDRFKVQLSDHSFLHAKIVLGAFGKRSKIDRTLNRPFFFERSPYIGVKYHVHSDFARDTVALHNFEGGYCGINAVEEGKFNLCYLGSRDQLRKFGSIEEMEKNVLRKNPILNHIFENSTFLFEKPEVINEINFEPKAPVENHVLMIGDAAGLITPLCGNGMAMAIHGAKLAVEAIQQGKNRLEIEQIYIRKWMDQFRFRLKVGRTVQRLFGSGQGSIIARNLIQRVPFVSNLIIRNTHGKPF; from the coding sequence TTGAATACTCAAAACCGAGACGTACTCATTATCGGAGGAGGGCTAGCAGGATTGGTGTCAGCGCTACTTTTGGTCAGAAATGGACACCAACCCCTTTTAATCGAAAAAAAGGCTTACCCATTTCACCGTGTTTGCGGGGAATATGTCTCCAATGAGGTCCTTGACTTTTTAAAGCGAAACAAGCTTTATCCTGATCATCTAGACCTCCCTCAGATTCATCGCTTCCAATTTTCAGATACCCGAGGATCTGCAGTTTCTACAGCCTTGGATTTGGGAGGTTTTGGCATTAGTCGATACGTATGGGATGACTGGCTTTACCAAAAAGCCCAAGAGGAAGGGGTCGAACTAAAAACGGGAATTCAAGTAGAGGAATTGGAATTTGATTCCGAGACGGATCGGTTTAAGGTTCAACTTTCCGATCATTCCTTCTTGCATGCTAAAATCGTGTTGGGTGCTTTTGGTAAGCGAAGCAAAATCGACCGGACACTGAATCGTCCTTTCTTTTTTGAGCGTAGCCCTTATATCGGGGTTAAGTACCATGTGCATTCAGATTTTGCCAGAGATACCGTGGCACTGCATAATTTTGAGGGAGGATATTGCGGGATCAATGCCGTTGAAGAGGGGAAGTTTAATCTTTGCTACCTGGGGAGTAGGGATCAGCTTCGGAAATTTGGATCCATTGAGGAGATGGAGAAAAATGTCCTCCGGAAAAATCCCATCCTAAATCACATTTTTGAAAACAGCACTTTTCTTTTCGAAAAGCCCGAGGTGATCAATGAAATTAATTTTGAGCCAAAAGCACCAGTCGAAAATCATGTTTTGATGATTGGTGATGCTGCTGGGCTGATTACTCCGCTTTGTGGCAATGGTATGGCCATGGCCATTCACGGAGCCAAACTCGCAGTGGAGGCAATTCAACAAGGAAAAAATCGATTGGAAATTGAACAAATCTATATCCGCAAATGGATGGATCAGTTCAGATTCCGATTAAAGGTGGGCCGAACAGTACAACGATTATTTGGATCAGGCCAAGGTTCTATAATTGCCAGAAATTTAATTCAACGGGTTCCATTTGTATCGAATTTGATTATTCGAAACACGCATGGAAAGCCCTTCTGA
- a CDS encoding zinc-dependent metalloprotease, giving the protein MLTISIVGAVLHAEDSLAQKKKKKDAQTPAPAAQAPARPQNGGNNNGPKPYKEVITAKAKTSEGLFKVHQIEDKYFYEIPDSLWNRDMLMVIRIAKTADGIGYGGENTNNLMVRWEKNGDDVLLKVVSVNNYAADSLPISMAVKASNLEPILQKFAVKSKGTDSTGTVIEATDLFSKDNQALGLQRNRRTQYRVTRLDNERSYISHIHSYPINVEARYVLTYAASEPPSNSATGLITLEMNASMILLPKEPMKQRLADRRVGWFARSYVDYGADAQKATTRRYLDRWRLEVKPEDVEKFKRGELVEPVKPIVYYIDPATPKKWVPYLKQGVEDWQKAFEMAGFKNAIIAKEAPSKEEDPTWSPEDARYSVIRYFASDIQNAYGPHVSDPRSGEIIESDIGWYHNVMNLLRNWFFIQTAAINPDARKVQFDDAVMGRLIRFVSAHEVGHTLGLPHNFASSVAYPVEKLRDPEFTKEFGTAPSIMDYARFNYVAQPEDKGVSLMPDVGPYDKFAIMWGYKPILEAKTPEEEQKILDQWILDKNGDPVYRYGRQGNSYDPTTQSEDLGDNAVLASEYGIKNLKRIMPNLMEWTAEADKPFKDYSDLEEMYGQVIGQFNRYMGHVRTNVGGVMEIYKSTGQGEAVYTHTSKAMQKSAVDFLNKQLFATPSWLMDEAIISRIGDFGALERIRGIQVTTLNGILEWGRLGRVIENEALNGNEAYKITELFDDLRKGIWTELSAGKTIDVHRRALQRAHIERLELLLTGEVSVPAQFRSFFGPQINASQSDIRPMARGELKTLQSQIRAAIPRTSDRLSKLHLEDALARIEKILEGESK; this is encoded by the coding sequence ATGCTTACTATCAGCATTGTTGGGGCAGTGCTTCATGCAGAGGATTCGTTGGCACAAAAGAAAAAGAAAAAAGATGCCCAGACTCCTGCACCAGCAGCACAAGCTCCAGCCAGACCACAAAATGGCGGCAACAACAACGGCCCTAAACCTTACAAAGAAGTAATTACAGCAAAGGCCAAGACCAGTGAGGGACTTTTCAAAGTCCATCAAATCGAGGATAAATATTTTTATGAAATCCCGGATTCGCTTTGGAACCGTGACATGCTGATGGTAATCCGAATAGCGAAAACAGCTGATGGAATTGGATATGGTGGAGAAAACACCAACAACCTAATGGTTCGCTGGGAAAAAAATGGCGATGACGTCCTGCTGAAAGTCGTTTCTGTAAACAATTATGCAGCTGATTCCCTACCAATCTCCATGGCTGTGAAAGCCTCCAATCTGGAACCTATCCTTCAGAAATTCGCTGTGAAATCAAAAGGAACTGATTCCACAGGAACCGTGATTGAAGCAACTGATCTATTCTCTAAAGATAATCAAGCGCTAGGATTGCAACGAAATCGAAGAACTCAATACCGCGTGACTCGATTGGACAACGAGCGATCATACATTTCGCATATTCACAGCTATCCAATCAACGTAGAAGCGCGCTATGTATTGACTTATGCGGCTTCTGAGCCACCGTCAAATAGTGCTACAGGTCTAATCACCTTGGAAATGAATGCTTCCATGATTCTTTTACCAAAAGAACCTATGAAGCAGCGATTGGCTGATCGTCGTGTAGGATGGTTTGCAAGATCCTATGTGGACTACGGAGCGGATGCTCAAAAAGCAACCACCCGTAGATACCTCGACCGCTGGAGACTGGAAGTAAAACCAGAAGATGTTGAAAAATTCAAGCGGGGTGAATTAGTCGAGCCGGTAAAACCAATCGTGTATTACATCGATCCAGCTACTCCTAAAAAATGGGTGCCTTACTTGAAACAAGGCGTTGAAGATTGGCAAAAAGCCTTCGAAATGGCCGGATTCAAAAATGCCATCATCGCCAAGGAAGCTCCGAGCAAAGAAGAAGATCCGACTTGGAGCCCAGAAGATGCTCGCTATTCTGTGATACGGTATTTCGCTTCCGACATTCAGAATGCGTATGGACCACACGTATCCGACCCTCGTTCCGGAGAAATCATCGAGTCTGATATCGGATGGTATCACAACGTCATGAACTTGTTGAGAAACTGGTTCTTCATCCAAACTGCCGCCATCAATCCAGATGCACGCAAAGTGCAATTTGATGACGCTGTTATGGGTCGCTTGATCCGATTTGTATCTGCGCACGAAGTTGGCCATACCTTGGGTCTACCTCACAACTTTGCTTCATCTGTCGCTTATCCAGTTGAAAAACTGAGAGACCCTGAGTTCACCAAAGAATTTGGAACCGCTCCATCCATCATGGATTATGCTCGATTCAACTACGTTGCTCAGCCAGAAGATAAGGGGGTAAGCTTAATGCCTGATGTGGGACCGTATGACAAGTTTGCCATCATGTGGGGTTACAAGCCAATCTTGGAAGCAAAAACTCCAGAGGAAGAACAAAAAATCCTAGATCAGTGGATTTTGGACAAAAACGGTGATCCAGTATACCGATACGGAAGACAAGGAAACAGTTATGATCCAACAACTCAATCCGAAGATTTGGGGGATAATGCTGTATTAGCTTCTGAATATGGAATCAAAAATTTGAAGCGCATCATGCCTAATCTAATGGAGTGGACAGCAGAAGCTGACAAGCCATTTAAAGATTATTCTGATTTGGAGGAGATGTATGGCCAAGTAATTGGGCAGTTTAATCGCTACATGGGTCACGTGAGAACTAATGTGGGTGGTGTAATGGAAATCTACAAATCCACCGGTCAAGGTGAGGCAGTCTATACGCACACATCCAAAGCGATGCAAAAATCAGCTGTTGATTTCCTCAACAAGCAGCTTTTTGCGACTCCTAGCTGGCTCATGGATGAAGCCATCATTTCCCGCATTGGAGATTTCGGAGCCTTAGAGCGAATCCGAGGAATCCAAGTAACCACTCTCAATGGAATTTTGGAATGGGGTAGATTAGGTCGAGTGATCGAAAATGAGGCCCTGAATGGCAATGAAGCCTACAAAATCACGGAGCTTTTTGATGATTTGAGAAAAGGGATCTGGACAGAGTTGAGTGCTGGCAAAACGATAGACGTGCATCGTAGAGCATTACAGCGTGCACACATCGAACGTCTTGAGCTATTGTTGACTGGGGAAGTTTCAGTACCTGCGCAGTTCAGATCTTTCTTTGGACCACAAATCAATGCTTCTCAATCTGACATCAGACCTATGGCTCGTGGTGAATTGAAAACCCTTCAATCTCAGATTCGAGCTGCAATTCCAAGGACAAGTGATCGACTTTCCAAATTGCATCTCGAAGATGCACTGGCAAGAATCGAAAAAATCCTTGAAGGAGAAAGCAAGTAA
- a CDS encoding methyltransferase domain-containing protein: MTDFSKRSEEKEIMDDLECSGPILEQTLKELRTINRWLGGNHVTTRGLNDLISKNPQKSYEIVDIGCGGGDMVRVMHHWAQRRGISANFTGIDANRNIIELAKVRQRNLPEVQWKVQNVFEPEFSTEKTDFVTCTLFTHHFTDQELVTLLQAIRKKARIGLVINDLHRHPLAYYSIRWLTKWFSKSPMVQHDACLSVLRSFSRTDWERILNLAGIHQYHIRWFWAFRWQVSIEFY; this comes from the coding sequence ATGACCGACTTTTCGAAACGAAGCGAAGAAAAGGAAATCATGGATGACTTGGAATGTTCGGGTCCTATCCTTGAGCAGACACTCAAAGAACTTCGTACGATCAATCGATGGCTTGGAGGAAATCACGTCACTACTCGAGGACTAAATGACTTGATTTCAAAAAATCCTCAGAAAAGCTATGAAATTGTTGATATCGGATGTGGTGGAGGAGATATGGTACGAGTCATGCATCACTGGGCTCAAAGGCGTGGAATTTCTGCAAATTTCACAGGAATTGACGCAAATAGGAACATAATCGAGCTCGCAAAGGTTAGACAAAGAAACCTGCCCGAAGTGCAATGGAAAGTTCAAAATGTTTTTGAACCCGAATTTTCAACGGAAAAAACGGATTTTGTGACTTGCACGCTATTTACACACCATTTTACAGATCAGGAATTGGTGACCCTTTTGCAAGCTATTCGGAAAAAAGCAAGGATTGGTTTGGTGATCAATGACCTTCATCGTCATCCATTAGCTTATTACAGCATTCGTTGGTTGACGAAGTGGTTTAGCAAATCGCCCATGGTTCAGCATGATGCTTGTCTTTCGGTTTTGCGAAGTTTTAGCCGAACCGATTGGGAGCGAATCTTGAACTTAGCGGGAATTCATCAATACCACATTCGTTGGTTTTGGGCCTTCAGGTGGCAGGTTAGTATTGAGTTTTATTAG